One segment of Streptomyces bathyalis DNA contains the following:
- a CDS encoding SCO0930 family lipoprotein yields the protein MRKQRHVALMGTALALALFATGCGSAGDDYSGQKIKPAGQAADNGDASGTSKRDTPAKTLEVKRTAKLGDVVTDSNGWTLYRYDEDTASPSQSNCNGKCEKAWPPVPAKDAKASAGISKEQIGKVKRSDGSWQLTLGGWPVYRFAKDAEPGDWEGHGVDGMWNALAPDGNKASARNVKDLQAVKNPELGKILTDSKGRTLYRFDKDSAWPMKSNCKGECLKSWVPAKPADKDKVEGVNPKLLSTYKRADGTEQMSIDCWPLYWFKGDKKPGDINGQGKMGMWHAATDEGKRAGVAP from the coding sequence ATGAGGAAGCAGCGTCACGTGGCTCTGATGGGGACCGCGCTCGCACTCGCGTTGTTCGCTACGGGCTGCGGTTCCGCGGGCGATGACTACTCCGGTCAGAAGATCAAGCCGGCCGGACAGGCCGCCGACAACGGCGACGCGAGCGGCACGAGCAAGAGGGATACCCCGGCGAAGACGCTGGAGGTCAAACGCACGGCCAAGCTGGGTGACGTCGTCACCGACTCCAACGGCTGGACGCTCTACCGCTACGACGAGGACACGGCCTCGCCGTCGCAGTCCAACTGCAACGGCAAGTGCGAGAAGGCCTGGCCGCCGGTGCCGGCGAAGGACGCCAAGGCCTCGGCCGGTATTTCCAAGGAGCAGATCGGCAAGGTCAAGCGCAGCGACGGTTCCTGGCAGCTGACCCTCGGCGGCTGGCCGGTCTACCGCTTCGCGAAGGACGCCGAGCCGGGCGACTGGGAGGGCCACGGCGTCGACGGGATGTGGAACGCGCTTGCCCCCGACGGCAACAAGGCGAGTGCGCGCAACGTCAAGGACCTGCAGGCCGTGAAGAACCCGGAGCTCGGCAAGATCCTCACCGACTCGAAGGGCCGCACGCTCTACCGGTTCGACAAGGACTCGGCGTGGCCGATGAAGTCCAACTGCAAGGGCGAATGCCTGAAGTCGTGGGTGCCCGCGAAGCCTGCCGACAAGGACAAGGTCGAAGGCGTGAACCCGAAGCTGCTCAGCACCTACAAGCGTGCGGACGGCACCGAGCAGATGTCGATCGACTGCTGGCCGCTGTACTGGTTCAAGGGCGACAAGAAGCCCGGTGACATCAACGGCCAGGGCAAGATGGGCATGTGGCACGCGGCCACCGACGAGGGCAAGAGGGCAGGCGTGGCTCCCTGA
- a CDS encoding NADH-quinone oxidoreductase subunit NuoF family protein: MTAVVPSPVSASNADSVPSLASFGPPRLLAGLGTGAGWTRRLERVGHLTVHGTMPELRLEELVDLAENIDLRGRGGAGFPFARKLKAVIESAHRRQQARAAVVVNGSEGEPSCLKDTALLLFTPHLVLDGAMLCARALNSDEVNVAVTRPDVERSVRDAVAERGPEGPRIRVIRMPERFVTGESSAIVSGLNQLPVLPSGSGVRASDAGVDGMPTLLSNTETFAQLAVGARLGALDFRNVGLPTEPGTVLLTVGGDKVVETPTGAPLPYILGLCGIDPGQGVLIGGYHGRFLERDSCWQARISRDSLDALGSTLGAGAVLPLPEGTCPVGEVELVARWLAEESAGQCGPCFLGLPALADTVAWAADGGGMDALDQLKARAKGVKGRGACGHPEGTARFVESALESFAEDFEEHALGNGCGRPVIGCLAVPERVQLAAGYQPPERPERSRRAAPQIQQKQKRLVVDWTLCQGHGLCAGVVPDMIELDIDGYPTGASATIHPNMHKQAQRAVRRCPALALRIVER; encoded by the coding sequence GTGACAGCTGTCGTGCCCTCCCCCGTCTCCGCGTCCAACGCGGACTCGGTGCCCTCCCTCGCCTCGTTCGGGCCGCCACGGCTGCTCGCGGGCCTGGGCACCGGCGCGGGATGGACCCGGCGCCTGGAGCGCGTGGGCCATCTGACGGTGCACGGAACGATGCCGGAACTGCGGCTCGAGGAACTGGTCGACCTCGCTGAGAACATCGACCTGCGTGGCCGGGGCGGTGCGGGCTTCCCCTTCGCCCGCAAGCTCAAGGCGGTCATCGAATCCGCTCACCGGCGCCAGCAAGCGCGTGCGGCCGTGGTCGTCAACGGCAGCGAGGGCGAGCCCAGCTGCCTCAAGGACACCGCGCTGCTCCTGTTCACTCCGCATCTGGTGCTGGACGGGGCGATGCTGTGCGCCCGCGCCCTCAACTCGGACGAGGTCAACGTCGCCGTGACCCGCCCCGACGTGGAGCGCTCCGTTCGCGACGCCGTCGCCGAGCGCGGCCCGGAAGGCCCCCGCATCCGCGTCATACGCATGCCGGAACGCTTCGTCACGGGCGAGTCCAGCGCGATCGTGAGCGGCCTCAACCAGCTGCCGGTGCTGCCCTCCGGTTCGGGCGTACGCGCCAGTGACGCCGGTGTCGACGGGATGCCCACGCTCCTGTCCAACACCGAGACCTTCGCGCAGCTCGCCGTCGGCGCACGCCTCGGCGCTCTCGACTTCCGCAACGTGGGTCTGCCCACGGAACCGGGCACGGTGCTGCTCACGGTGGGCGGCGACAAGGTCGTGGAGACGCCGACCGGCGCGCCGCTCCCGTACATCCTCGGACTGTGCGGCATCGACCCGGGCCAGGGCGTGCTGATCGGCGGCTATCACGGCCGCTTCCTCGAGCGGGACTCGTGCTGGCAGGCGCGCATCTCCCGCGACTCGCTCGACGCGCTGGGCAGCACGCTCGGCGCCGGCGCGGTACTGCCGCTGCCCGAGGGAACCTGCCCTGTCGGTGAGGTCGAACTGGTCGCCCGCTGGCTGGCGGAGGAGTCTGCCGGACAGTGCGGTCCCTGCTTCCTGGGGCTGCCGGCACTCGCCGACACGGTGGCCTGGGCGGCCGACGGCGGCGGGATGGACGCGCTGGACCAGCTGAAGGCTCGGGCCAAGGGGGTCAAGGGGCGCGGAGCGTGCGGCCACCCCGAGGGCACGGCACGGTTCGTCGAGTCGGCTCTGGAGAGCTTCGCCGAGGACTTCGAGGAGCACGCCCTCGGCAACGGATGCGGAAGGCCCGTCATCGGCTGCCTGGCGGTGCCGGAGCGGGTGCAGCTCGCAGCGGGCTACCAGCCCCCCGAGCGTCCCGAACGCAGCCGGCGCGCCGCCCCGCAGATCCAGCAGAAGCAGAAGCGGCTCGTCGTCGACTGGACGCTGTGCCAGGGACACGGGCTCTGCGCGGGCGTCGTCCCCGACATGATCGAGCTCGACATCGACGGCTACCCCACGGGCGCGTCCGCGACGATCCACCCGAACATGCACAAGCAGGCCCAGCGCGCCGTGCGGCGTTGCCCGGCGCTGGCGCTGCGGATCGTGGAGCGATAG
- a CDS encoding PucR family transcriptional regulator — protein sequence MGEEEFPESRLTELARSARWPLPETVRAIALASPSEVPQLAAALGNALVSPVESELCLLIPDPEEDREALETVLRGRTAAVGHTVPLSDAGSSVRWARRLLELTPPPAAPGANAINGGIGTNQDGKVLFVDDHLSMLLLLQDESLACALSSRWLGPLAELTPRQSERLEVTLLAWLESGGAPEAAKTLQVHPQTVRYRLRQIEKLFGSALRDPRTRFELEMTLRGRRLLGQIRRQRTRAGRRARTNTTGVRPLGVAREARVNGL from the coding sequence ATGGGAGAGGAGGAATTCCCGGAATCACGACTGACGGAACTGGCCAGGTCAGCAAGGTGGCCGCTGCCCGAGACCGTGCGTGCGATAGCCCTCGCCTCACCCAGCGAGGTCCCCCAGCTCGCCGCCGCGCTCGGCAATGCGCTGGTCAGCCCCGTCGAGAGTGAGCTGTGCCTGCTGATACCCGACCCCGAAGAGGACCGCGAAGCGCTGGAGACCGTGCTTCGCGGTCGTACTGCTGCGGTCGGGCACACCGTCCCGCTGAGCGACGCGGGTTCATCGGTGCGCTGGGCCCGGCGGCTGCTGGAGCTGACCCCTCCACCGGCAGCACCGGGTGCCAACGCCATCAACGGTGGTATCGGCACCAACCAGGACGGAAAGGTCCTCTTCGTCGACGACCATCTGTCCATGCTTCTTCTGCTGCAGGACGAATCACTCGCCTGTGCGCTCTCCTCCCGCTGGCTCGGCCCCCTCGCCGAGCTCACCCCGCGGCAGAGCGAGCGTCTCGAGGTCACGCTGCTGGCGTGGCTGGAGAGCGGTGGAGCACCTGAGGCGGCGAAGACGCTGCAGGTGCACCCCCAGACGGTGCGTTACAGGCTGCGTCAGATAGAGAAGCTGTTCGGCTCGGCGCTGCGCGATCCGCGTACCCGTTTCGAACTGGAGATGACCCTTCGCGGCCGCCGGCTGCTGGGTCAGATACGCCGGCAGCGCACCCGTGCAGGCCGCAGGGCGCGCACCAACACAACGGGCGTCCGCCCGCTGGGCGTCGCACGTGAGGCTCGGGTCAACGGTCTGTGA
- a CDS encoding DUF1996 domain-containing protein: MSLALDQVPNGAKESVGQKLATLDQQVAQAYGQWHSQEKSSEEALGELNQQRSQTIQSIGQDLQNAGAEQPADMGSMAQCQMMQDQAAAEGEEQGEGAQQGPKAEDFVNIEDVQPNASKEADPGGSFETKCGANENEHFNSDNVIAAPGVLNGAHHVHDYVGNEDTNQASSDESLAAAGTTCAKGDQSTHYWPVIRSLDGNEDQRGAVQESDAAGEQAGEEQGGDQAGDDQAGNEVGTNSVANGDEGQDQGQVEGADQGADQGQVEGADQGQVEGADQGQDQGQEQPPAEDQGQDQGQEQPPAEDQGQEQPPAEGEDQGQDQGQDQGQEQPPAEGEDQGQDQGQGEGEEDQVGGGEGAEAQPGDGGANDLNVGSILAPEPTIKLTSGGADQVTEMPRFLRIITGDAKAFTNGDANANASWSCEGFEDRQLKDKYPICPEGSKMIRTFNFQNCWDGQNTDSGNHRDHMEFSDEQGNCPEGFQNIPQVEQTIKYDIPQQNLVNADTPFAVDSFPEQLHNPITDHSDFINVMPEDLMKTAVDCINENKEC, from the coding sequence GTGAGCCTTGCACTGGACCAGGTACCCAACGGTGCCAAGGAGTCAGTGGGTCAGAAGCTCGCCACTCTGGATCAGCAGGTCGCTCAGGCCTACGGCCAGTGGCACTCCCAGGAGAAAAGCTCCGAAGAGGCCCTGGGCGAGTTGAACCAGCAGCGCTCCCAGACGATCCAGAGCATCGGGCAGGACCTGCAGAACGCCGGCGCCGAGCAGCCCGCCGACATGGGATCGATGGCTCAGTGCCAGATGATGCAGGACCAGGCCGCCGCTGAGGGCGAAGAGCAGGGTGAGGGTGCCCAGCAGGGCCCCAAGGCCGAGGACTTCGTCAACATCGAGGACGTCCAGCCGAACGCCTCCAAGGAGGCGGACCCGGGCGGCAGCTTCGAGACGAAGTGCGGTGCCAACGAGAACGAGCACTTCAACTCGGACAACGTCATCGCTGCTCCGGGCGTTCTGAACGGTGCCCACCACGTGCACGACTACGTGGGTAACGAGGACACCAACCAGGCGTCCAGCGACGAGTCCCTCGCGGCCGCAGGCACCACCTGCGCCAAGGGTGACCAGTCGACCCACTACTGGCCCGTGATCCGTTCGCTGGACGGGAACGAGGACCAGCGGGGCGCCGTCCAGGAGAGCGACGCAGCCGGCGAGCAGGCCGGTGAGGAGCAGGGTGGCGACCAGGCCGGCGATGACCAGGCCGGGAACGAGGTCGGCACCAACAGCGTCGCGAACGGCGACGAGGGCCAGGACCAGGGCCAGGTCGAAGGCGCTGACCAGGGTGCCGACCAGGGTCAGGTCGAGGGCGCTGACCAGGGCCAGGTCGAGGGTGCGGACCAGGGCCAGGACCAGGGCCAGGAACAGCCCCCCGCCGAGGACCAGGGCCAGGACCAGGGCCAGGAACAGCCTCCGGCCGAGGACCAGGGTCAGGAACAGCCTCCGGCTGAGGGCGAGGACCAGGGCCAGGACCAGGGCCAGGACCAGGGCCAGGAACAGCCCCCCGCCGAGGGCGAGGACCAGGGCCAGGACCAGGGTCAGGGTGAAGGTGAAGAGGACCAGGTCGGCGGCGGCGAAGGTGCCGAGGCCCAGCCTGGTGACGGTGGTGCCAACGACCTCAACGTCGGCAGCATCCTCGCCCCCGAGCCCACCATCAAGCTGACCTCCGGCGGTGCCGACCAGGTCACCGAGATGCCGCGCTTCCTGCGCATCATCACCGGTGACGCCAAGGCCTTCACCAACGGCGACGCGAACGCCAACGCATCGTGGAGCTGCGAGGGCTTCGAGGACCGTCAGCTGAAGGACAAGTACCCGATCTGCCCCGAGGGCAGCAAGATGATCCGTACGTTCAACTTCCAGAACTGCTGGGACGGTCAGAACACGGACAGCGGCAACCACCGCGACCACATGGAGTTCTCGGACGAACAGGGCAACTGCCCCGAGGGATTCCAGAACATCCCGCAGGTGGAGCAGACGATCAAGTACGACATCCCGCAGCAGAACTTGGTCAACGCTGACACACCATTCGCGGTGGACTCCTTCCCGGAGCAGCTGCACAACCCGATCACGGACCACAGTGACTTCATCAACGTCATGCCCGAGGACCTGATGAAGACCGCCGTGGACTGCATCAACGAGAACAAGGAGTGCTGA
- a CDS encoding DUF4142 domain-containing protein has protein sequence MRSAMTSGRAIGTVLVVLGLVATLAALLLPVKFFDGNRSLALARSGWQDDGKGTRKTEFGPLTPMDRDFIRKVRNAGLWELPAGQSAQERGTTKSVRIVGDHLVDGHEELDRRAIEAGRTLKVSLPNQPAGKNQDYLDEIDRAKGKEFDKVLVERLRQAHGVVFGLVGLVRDQTRNSMVRSLATRANTIVLDHITVLEDTGLVKFEALNDVK, from the coding sequence ATGCGGTCCGCCATGACTTCCGGGCGGGCGATCGGCACAGTGCTGGTCGTCCTCGGGTTGGTCGCGACCCTCGCCGCGCTGCTGCTACCGGTCAAGTTCTTCGACGGTAACCGCAGCCTCGCGCTCGCCCGGTCGGGATGGCAGGACGACGGTAAGGGAACTCGGAAAACAGAATTCGGTCCCCTTACCCCGATGGACCGCGACTTCATACGCAAGGTGCGGAATGCCGGTTTGTGGGAACTTCCTGCCGGTCAGTCCGCACAGGAGCGCGGGACTACCAAGTCGGTGCGGATCGTGGGCGATCATCTCGTCGACGGGCACGAGGAGTTGGACCGGCGTGCCATCGAGGCCGGTCGCACCCTGAAGGTTTCTCTTCCGAACCAGCCTGCCGGTAAGAACCAGGACTACCTGGACGAGATCGACAGGGCCAAGGGCAAGGAATTCGACAAGGTGCTGGTCGAAAGGCTCCGCCAGGCTCATGGCGTGGTCTTCGGCCTCGTCGGCCTTGTACGCGATCAGACCCGCAACTCAATGGTGCGGTCGTTGGCGACCCGGGCCAACACCATTGTCCTCGACCACATCACAGTCCTGGAGGACACAGGGCTCGTGAAGTTCGAGGCGCTGAACGACGTGAAATGA
- a CDS encoding AMP-dependent synthetase/ligase: MRDYSLPSLVEPLRSGGLADSVYELAAREPGLPQLARREGPDGSTGPWREMTAAAFASTVLKLAKGLLTQGIGFGDRVAFMTRTRHEWTLFSFALWSLGAQVVPLYPASSPEQLRWVLGDSGACAIVVEHETDAMTVGSVVDGLPQLRHIWQLDAGCVAWLTEAGRPVEDNEVHRHRWAVVPEMTAAVIYTSGTTGRPRGCVITHRNLASECDTILAGWGRLMGEPGQQPSILAFLPVGHVYGVMVTVMCIRGGYLLGHQPSISAKELMPAIRSFRPTCLYAVPYFFEKFYAGARMMAEKAGRGVMFDRAMAVSRRYAEAAEAQALGAGPGPGAGLRARHAVYDRLVYRQLRDVLGGRTRNVVSAGSTLSRELGLKLAGAGIVVYDCYGLTETTCAITAQPPGRPRFGTVGRPMPGASVHIARDGEVWVRGPMVFPGYTGRSEGTATRHAAYPGDLRAAPAPGQGQGPEVGGAHAQDHYEETLRDGWLGTGDVGYLDDGYLVITGRKKDVIITSSGRSVSPLMLETRLRAHPLISQAFVVGDERPYVAALVTLDPEVLEQWRKGREQWGPSGPGYGNTPAEELEREVGRAVAAANSALSRAESIRSYRILPEEFSMADGLVTPSFKLRRAEITRMYAAEIEELYSE; this comes from the coding sequence GTGCGTGACTACAGCCTTCCGTCGCTGGTGGAGCCGCTGAGATCAGGCGGGCTGGCCGACTCCGTCTACGAACTGGCCGCGCGGGAACCGGGGTTGCCGCAGCTGGCACGCCGCGAAGGTCCTGACGGCAGCACAGGCCCGTGGCGCGAGATGACGGCCGCCGCCTTCGCCTCCACGGTGCTGAAGCTCGCCAAGGGCCTGCTGACGCAAGGCATCGGCTTCGGCGACCGGGTCGCCTTCATGACCCGTACGCGGCACGAGTGGACGCTCTTCAGCTTCGCGCTGTGGTCGCTCGGTGCCCAGGTCGTGCCCCTGTATCCGGCGTCCTCCCCGGAGCAGTTGCGCTGGGTCCTCGGCGACTCGGGTGCGTGCGCCATCGTCGTCGAGCACGAGACCGACGCCATGACCGTGGGCTCGGTGGTCGACGGGCTGCCGCAGCTGCGGCACATCTGGCAGCTCGACGCCGGCTGTGTGGCGTGGCTGACGGAGGCGGGCCGCCCGGTCGAGGACAACGAGGTGCACCGTCACCGCTGGGCCGTCGTACCGGAGATGACGGCGGCGGTCATCTACACCTCGGGCACCACCGGTCGTCCGCGCGGATGCGTGATCACTCACCGCAACCTTGCCTCGGAATGCGACACGATCCTCGCCGGCTGGGGCCGGCTGATGGGTGAACCGGGTCAGCAGCCGTCCATTCTGGCTTTTCTGCCCGTCGGTCATGTCTACGGCGTGATGGTGACGGTGATGTGTATTCGGGGCGGCTATCTGCTGGGGCATCAACCATCCATTTCCGCAAAGGAATTGATGCCCGCGATAAGATCCTTCCGGCCGACGTGTCTGTATGCGGTGCCGTACTTCTTCGAGAAGTTCTACGCGGGCGCGCGGATGATGGCGGAGAAGGCCGGCCGCGGAGTCATGTTCGACCGGGCGATGGCCGTCTCCCGGCGCTACGCGGAGGCCGCGGAGGCACAGGCGCTCGGGGCCGGGCCCGGCCCCGGTGCGGGCCTGCGGGCACGGCACGCGGTCTACGACCGTCTGGTCTACCGGCAGTTGAGAGACGTGCTCGGCGGCCGCACGCGCAACGTGGTCTCCGCGGGCTCCACGCTCAGCCGTGAACTCGGGCTGAAACTCGCCGGTGCGGGCATCGTCGTCTACGACTGCTACGGGCTGACGGAGACCACGTGCGCCATCACCGCGCAGCCCCCGGGGCGGCCGCGGTTCGGCACGGTGGGCCGTCCCATGCCGGGCGCCTCGGTCCACATCGCCCGCGACGGAGAGGTGTGGGTGCGGGGCCCGATGGTCTTCCCCGGCTACACCGGCCGCTCGGAGGGGACGGCGACGCGGCACGCGGCCTACCCGGGCGATCTCCGGGCCGCGCCGGCACCGGGGCAGGGGCAGGGGCCCGAGGTCGGCGGCGCGCATGCCCAGGACCATTACGAGGAGACGTTGCGCGACGGGTGGCTCGGCACGGGCGACGTGGGCTACCTCGACGACGGCTATCTCGTCATCACGGGCCGCAAGAAGGACGTCATCATCACCAGCTCCGGCAGAAGCGTCTCACCGCTGATGCTGGAGACCCGCCTGCGCGCGCATCCGCTCATCTCCCAGGCGTTCGTCGTGGGCGACGAACGTCCCTACGTCGCCGCACTGGTGACGCTGGACCCGGAGGTACTGGAGCAGTGGCGCAAGGGCCGCGAGCAGTGGGGTCCTTCGGGCCCCGGCTACGGCAACACGCCTGCGGAGGAACTGGAACGCGAGGTGGGACGGGCCGTGGCGGCGGCCAACAGCGCACTGTCACGGGCCGAATCGATTCGCTCGTACCGCATCCTGCCGGAGGAGTTCAGCATGGCCGACGGCCTGGTGACGCCGTCTTTCAAGCTGCGGCGGGCGGAGATCACGCGGATGTATGCGGCTGAGATCGAGGAACTCTACTCGGAGTGA
- a CDS encoding DUF397 domain-containing protein produces MRDARADLSNSSWRKSSYSNGQGGDCLEVAVGVHGFAPVRDTKRPDGPTLEFTAAAWSAFVDDVKGTR; encoded by the coding sequence ATGCGCGACGCAAGAGCTGACCTGAGCAACTCGTCCTGGCGCAAGAGCAGTTACAGCAACGGGCAAGGCGGCGACTGCCTCGAAGTGGCCGTCGGCGTCCACGGGTTCGCGCCCGTCAGGGACACCAAGCGCCCCGACGGGCCGACGCTGGAGTTCACGGCCGCCGCATGGTCCGCCTTCGTCGACGACGTCAAGGGCACCCGCTGA
- a CDS encoding helix-turn-helix transcriptional regulator: MPAPKELDPSASLAALYGVKLRKLRTRAGWTQRELGDRIPVAHSRIAQFELGNETPPRDVCTMLDELLAADGDLIDLWGHIKRTPYPDWARAFMANEARAVRMLKYVAHAIPGLLQTEAYARALVRISRPRDTEQQVEDLVATRLDRQSLLRGDSPPLLWCVLDEAVIRRPVGGLSVMREQLGHLLAMARTPHVVVQLLPFDKGEHPVMGGSLTLLSFEKGKDVAYTESSHSGELLEDPDEVAEYALAYDLLQAKALPPDESMTVIGSAAKEYGACATQELT; the protein is encoded by the coding sequence TTGCCCGCACCGAAGGAACTCGACCCCTCCGCGTCCCTGGCCGCGCTGTACGGGGTGAAGCTCCGCAAGCTCCGCACCCGCGCCGGGTGGACGCAACGGGAGCTGGGCGACCGGATCCCCGTCGCCCACAGTCGCATCGCCCAGTTCGAACTCGGCAACGAGACACCGCCCAGGGACGTCTGCACGATGCTGGACGAACTCCTCGCGGCGGACGGGGACTTGATCGACCTCTGGGGTCACATCAAGCGGACGCCGTATCCCGACTGGGCGCGCGCCTTCATGGCGAACGAGGCAAGGGCCGTGAGGATGCTCAAGTACGTGGCGCACGCCATCCCGGGTCTGCTGCAGACCGAGGCATACGCGCGTGCACTGGTCCGCATCAGCCGCCCTCGCGACACCGAGCAGCAGGTCGAGGACCTCGTTGCCACACGCCTCGACCGGCAGAGCCTCCTTCGCGGCGACTCTCCTCCCCTGTTGTGGTGCGTGCTGGACGAGGCTGTGATCCGACGGCCTGTCGGCGGACTGAGCGTCATGCGCGAGCAGTTGGGTCACCTGCTGGCCATGGCCCGGACCCCCCACGTCGTCGTACAGCTACTGCCGTTCGACAAGGGGGAGCACCCCGTCATGGGCGGCTCGTTGACGCTGTTGAGCTTCGAGAAGGGCAAGGATGTCGCCTACACCGAGAGTTCACACTCCGGGGAGCTGCTGGAGGATCCGGACGAGGTGGCGGAGTACGCACTCGCCTACGATCTGCTTCAAGCGAAGGCCCTGCCGCCTGACGAGTCGATGACCGTGATCGGTTCAGCCGCAAAGGAGTACGGCGCATGCGCGACGCAAGAGCTGACCTGA
- a CDS encoding FAD-binding oxidoreductase, with amino-acid sequence MIDTALRREFEAALGADSVLTDPLQLRTYECDGLTGFREVPALVVLPRSTEEVAAAVSLCAKAGLPFVARGAGTGLSGGAVPVAQGVVISLARMRQVLDFDPDDRRMVLQPGVTNAEISRVAAPHGLYYAPDPSSQVVCTIGGNVAENSGGAHCVKYGFTVHHVTALRVVLPDGSVAELGGDAPESAGPDLRGLFIGSEGTLGIATEITVRLLRTPESVRTLVADFPTVEAAGEAVSGIMASGIVPAAVEMLDALAIEACEAAVNAGYSLDATAALVVELDGMEHECDEQFEKVVALCHEKGTTNVRIADTAEERALIWKGRKAAFAAVGRISPDYFVQDGVVPRTRLSEALSRIAAMSGAEGLRVANVFHAGDGNLHPLVLFDEQAGEAERAEKLAAEIAEMCVELGGSLSGEHGIGLDKACSMPEMFGETDLAVMRQLRAAFDPEGIANPGKVLPTPRLCGEAPGRYRPHPLEAAGVIERL; translated from the coding sequence ATGATCGACACCGCACTGCGCCGAGAGTTCGAAGCCGCGCTGGGGGCGGATTCCGTGCTGACGGACCCGCTCCAGCTGCGGACCTACGAGTGTGACGGGCTGACCGGCTTCCGTGAAGTCCCCGCCCTGGTGGTGTTGCCGCGCAGCACCGAGGAGGTCGCCGCCGCCGTCTCGCTGTGCGCGAAGGCCGGACTGCCGTTTGTCGCGCGGGGTGCAGGCACGGGACTCTCGGGGGGAGCGGTGCCCGTGGCGCAGGGAGTGGTGATCTCCCTCGCCCGCATGCGTCAGGTGCTGGACTTCGATCCGGACGACCGGCGGATGGTCCTCCAGCCGGGGGTGACCAACGCCGAGATCTCGCGTGTCGCCGCTCCGCACGGCCTCTACTACGCGCCCGATCCGTCCAGCCAGGTCGTGTGCACCATCGGCGGGAACGTCGCCGAGAACTCCGGCGGCGCCCACTGCGTCAAGTACGGCTTCACCGTGCACCATGTGACCGCGCTGCGCGTCGTGCTGCCCGACGGGTCGGTCGCCGAACTCGGCGGAGACGCGCCGGAGAGCGCCGGACCGGATCTGCGGGGCCTGTTCATCGGCTCCGAGGGCACCCTCGGCATCGCCACGGAGATCACCGTCCGGCTGCTGCGCACACCCGAGAGCGTGCGCACCCTGGTCGCGGACTTCCCGACGGTCGAGGCCGCGGGGGAGGCAGTCAGCGGGATCATGGCCTCGGGGATCGTGCCCGCGGCGGTGGAGATGCTCGACGCCCTCGCCATCGAGGCGTGCGAGGCGGCGGTGAACGCCGGCTACAGCCTCGACGCCACGGCGGCTCTCGTCGTCGAACTCGACGGCATGGAGCACGAATGCGACGAGCAGTTCGAGAAAGTCGTCGCGCTCTGCCACGAGAAGGGCACCACCAACGTACGGATCGCCGACACGGCCGAAGAGCGGGCGCTGATCTGGAAGGGCCGCAAGGCCGCGTTCGCCGCCGTGGGACGCATCAGCCCGGACTATTTCGTGCAGGACGGTGTCGTACCGCGGACCCGACTGTCGGAGGCGCTGAGCCGCATCGCCGCGATGTCCGGTGCCGAAGGCCTGCGCGTGGCCAACGTCTTCCACGCGGGGGACGGCAACCTGCATCCCCTCGTCCTCTTCGACGAGCAGGCGGGCGAGGCGGAGCGTGCCGAGAAGCTGGCCGCCGAAATCGCCGAGATGTGCGTGGAGTTGGGCGGGTCGCTCAGCGGCGAGCACGGCATCGGCCTGGACAAGGCGTGCTCCATGCCGGAGATGTTCGGCGAGACGGACCTGGCGGTGATGCGGCAGCTGCGTGCCGCCTTCGACCCGGAAGGCATCGCCAACCCCGGGAAGGTGCTGCCCACTCCGCGGCTGTGCGGAGAGGCTCCCGGCCGCTACCGGCCGCACCCGCTGGAAGCGGCTGGCGTGATCGAGAGGTTGTGA